From Chloracidobacterium sp. N, the proteins below share one genomic window:
- a CDS encoding cobyrinate a,c-diamide synthase, giving the protein MNPPRIIIAAPASGHGKSTVATGLMAALAADRRVQGFKVGPDYIDPMYHTAATGRPSRNLDAWMLPPAAVQLVFARVAATADVSIIEGVMGFFDGAGSDPLAGSTAQMALLLAAPVILVVDCSHMSVSAAAVVHGFHTFMPKVNIAGVICNRVGGERHAAWLREAITQYGVPVLGCLPYLPDLTIPERHLGLLTVEERPQAVQTFLARAREAMARDVDLEAVVALAEAAPPLPLPDSAGPLAAALAAASDGVVRIGVARDEAFCFYYADNLDALRVAGAEVVWFSPLRDAVLPPGISGLYFGGGYPEIYAAALSANRPLLAAVREAHAQEMPIYAECGGLMYLTEALEDAEGQRHPMVGLVPGVCRMERRLVMGYREVRLAADGLLGAAGQRLRGHEFHYSTWQRPEGAPPAYVIEPRHPAEQPRAEGFASGYLHASYIHLHFGQDARLAAQMVARCRLWQESRGRAQRS; this is encoded by the coding sequence GTGAACCCTCCCAGAATCATCATTGCCGCGCCGGCCAGCGGTCACGGCAAAAGCACTGTCGCCACGGGACTTATGGCCGCGCTGGCAGCAGACCGGCGCGTACAGGGGTTCAAAGTCGGCCCCGACTATATTGACCCGATGTACCACACGGCGGCCACGGGGCGGCCCTCACGCAACCTCGACGCCTGGATGCTGCCGCCGGCTGCGGTGCAACTGGTGTTTGCGCGGGTGGCTGCCACGGCCGACGTGAGCATCATCGAGGGCGTCATGGGCTTTTTTGACGGCGCCGGCAGCGATCCGCTCGCTGGCAGTACAGCGCAGATGGCGCTGTTGTTGGCGGCTCCGGTCATTCTGGTCGTGGATTGCAGCCACATGTCGGTCAGTGCGGCGGCGGTTGTCCACGGCTTTCACACGTTTATGCCAAAGGTCAATATCGCTGGCGTCATCTGCAACCGGGTTGGCGGGGAGCGCCATGCCGCATGGCTGCGGGAGGCCATCACGCAGTACGGCGTTCCAGTACTTGGCTGTCTTCCGTACCTGCCCGACCTTACCATACCGGAGCGGCATCTTGGGCTGTTGACCGTGGAGGAACGGCCGCAGGCCGTACAGACCTTCCTGGCCCGGGCACGGGAAGCGATGGCACGTGATGTTGATCTGGAGGCGGTCGTGGCGTTGGCTGAAGCCGCGCCGCCGCTACCGCTGCCGGACAGCGCCGGCCCACTGGCTGCGGCCCTGGCCGCGGCTTCGGATGGCGTGGTTCGGATAGGTGTCGCCCGTGACGAGGCGTTTTGTTTCTACTACGCGGACAATCTGGACGCGCTGCGGGTCGCGGGTGCGGAGGTCGTGTGGTTCAGTCCGTTGCGCGATGCCGTTCTGCCGCCCGGTATCAGCGGGCTGTATTTCGGCGGTGGCTATCCTGAAATTTATGCCGCCGCCCTCAGTGCCAACCGTCCGTTGCTGGCGGCCGTTCGGGAAGCCCACGCCCAGGAGATGCCGATCTACGCCGAGTGTGGCGGGTTGATGTATCTGACCGAGGCGTTGGAAGATGCCGAAGGGCAGCGCCATCCGATGGTTGGCCTTGTTCCCGGTGTCTGCCGGATGGAGCGCCGGCTGGTCATGGGCTACCGGGAAGTCAGGCTGGCTGCCGACGGACTTCTGGGCGCGGCCGGACAACGGCTGCGGGGGCACGAGTTTCACTACTCGACGTGGCAGCGCCCGGAAGGAGCGCCGCCGGCCTACGTCATTGAGCCGCGTCATCCGGCAGAACAACCACGCGCCGAAGGGTTTGCCAGCGGCTACCTGCATGCCAGCTACATTCACCTGCATTTCGGGCAGGATGCGCGGCTGGCCGCACAGATGGTGGCCCGTTGCCGCCTGTGGCAGGAAAGCCGGGGGCGGGCGCAGCGTTCATGA
- a CDS encoding secondary thiamine-phosphate synthase enzyme YjbQ, translating to MKSLTEYLTFNLPSKMAFVNITPQVEAIVRRSGVKEGLVLCNSMHITSSVFINDDEAGLHHDFGVWLEQLAPFNPDPNHYHHNRTGEDNADAHLKRQIMGREVVVAITNGRLDFGPWEQIFYGEFDGYRPKRVLVKVIGE from the coding sequence ATGAAATCCCTGACGGAATACCTGACCTTCAACCTTCCCTCCAAAATGGCCTTCGTCAACATCACACCCCAGGTTGAGGCAATTGTGCGGCGCAGCGGCGTCAAGGAAGGGCTGGTGCTGTGCAACAGCATGCACATCACCTCCAGCGTCTTCATCAACGACGACGAAGCCGGACTGCACCACGACTTCGGCGTGTGGCTGGAACAGCTCGCGCCTTTCAACCCGGACCCGAACCACTACCACCACAACCGCACTGGCGAAGACAATGCCGATGCCCATCTCAAGCGCCAGATCATGGGACGGGAGGTTGTCGTCGCCATCACCAACGGACGACTGGATTTCGGCCCGTGGGAGCAGATTTTTTACGGTGAGTTTGACGGCTACCGGCCCAAGCGGGTGCTCGTCAAGGTCATCGGCGAGTGA
- a CDS encoding DUF6683 family protein has product MLKCRALRRSFVFFFLFASWLAAASGEARAQFTDPLSGMQFETMAMANLSLMLSLSQRSVFYQSVPLRLSGDRGRAGSNAQRRTPAAAPESRPVQTPRQYAVTDFRPRRRQSIAEQFASLSNDPQQRATLLSLGDAIFKEIERSPDFRKNNLTYAVALAVGVAVGIERGRDLTDEESEFLLGAVHELLTSDPKLMQQPAAELTALYDTCLLFGGLMTTFHLDAQQNGTRESELAAKRLAKVTLQALGWPTDSKK; this is encoded by the coding sequence ATGTTGAAGTGCAGGGCGCTGCGCCGGAGTTTTGTTTTTTTCTTCCTGTTTGCGTCGTGGCTTGCGGCTGCCTCTGGTGAGGCGCGCGCCCAGTTTACTGATCCGCTGAGCGGGATGCAGTTTGAGACCATGGCCATGGCGAACCTGAGTCTCATGCTGTCGTTGTCCCAGCGCAGTGTGTTTTACCAGTCGGTGCCGCTGCGTCTTTCCGGCGACCGGGGGCGGGCCGGCAGCAATGCCCAACGGCGTACGCCGGCGGCCGCACCGGAAAGCCGTCCGGTACAGACACCGCGCCAGTATGCCGTGACGGATTTTCGTCCGCGCCGGCGGCAGTCCATTGCCGAGCAGTTTGCGTCGTTGTCCAACGACCCGCAGCAGCGGGCGACGCTGCTTTCGCTGGGCGATGCCATTTTCAAGGAAATTGAGCGAAGCCCGGACTTTCGCAAAAACAACCTGACATACGCGGTGGCTTTGGCCGTCGGGGTTGCTGTCGGGATTGAACGCGGACGGGACCTCACCGATGAGGAGTCAGAATTTCTGCTGGGGGCAGTTCACGAACTGTTGACCTCTGACCCGAAGCTGATGCAGCAGCCGGCGGCCGAACTGACAGCCTTGTATGACACATGCCTGTTGTTTGGCGGGCTGATGACGACGTTTCACCTTGACGCCCAACAGAATGGGACCCGTGAGTCTGAACTGGCGGCCAAGCGGCTGGCCAAGGTCACGCTTCAGGCGCTGGGCTGGCCGACAGATTCGAAAAAGTAA
- a CDS encoding nucleotidyltransferase family protein has translation MVRRILQKHVPGYEVWAFGSRAKRTAKPHSDLDLVIISDRALPLDVRAALRDDFSESDLPWKVDVVDWATTSQAFREIIERDKVVVQGGK, from the coding sequence ATGGTGCGACGTATCCTGCAGAAGCATGTGCCCGGGTATGAAGTGTGGGCTTTTGGCTCTCGTGCGAAGCGGACAGCCAAACCGCATTCCGATCTCGATCTGGTGATCATCAGTGACCGGGCATTACCGCTGGATGTCAGGGCTGCTTTGCGGGATGACTTTTCGGAATCTGACCTGCCATGGAAGGTGGATGTGGTGGACTGGGCCACCACCAGCCAGGCCTTCCGGGAGATCATCGAGCGGGATAAGGTTGTAGTACAGGGTGGAAAGTGA
- a CDS encoding nucleotidyltransferase substrate binding protein: MTTDWLDIRPFENAIARLEEGISEYQADPTRTLLRDGAIQRFEFTYELAHKTLKRFLEFVSPSPAQYDQMSFQDLIRSGNEQGLLLGDWPTWRRYREMRSKTSHTCDEGVALEVVAGIPAFLEEARHLRDALKARLT, encoded by the coding sequence ATGACCACAGACTGGTTGGACATTCGTCCCTTCGAGAATGCGATTGCCCGTCTTGAAGAGGGTATCTCAGAATATCAGGCTGACCCGACACGGACGCTGTTGCGCGACGGTGCGATCCAACGCTTTGAATTCACCTATGAACTGGCCCACAAGACCCTGAAGCGTTTTCTTGAGTTCGTTTCCCCAAGTCCAGCCCAATACGACCAGATGTCCTTTCAGGACCTGATTCGTTCCGGTAATGAGCAGGGGCTTCTGCTCGGTGATTGGCCGACCTGGCGGCGCTACCGTGAAATGCGCAGCAAAACCAGTCATACCTGTGACGAAGGCGTTGCGCTCGAAGTCGTGGCCGGGATTCCTGCTTTTCTGGAAGAAGCCCGCCATCTGCGCGACGCACTGAAGGCAAGGCTCACATGA
- a CDS encoding glycosyltransferase family 2 protein, whose amino-acid sequence MLFRPYGYVLGLVVLVIGCSIWGLVTGQPEVIVWLTLGYLAYEISLTLFLFVATALGIAAWQRGYRPPCPEAAHPVSVLIAAHNEADCILETLTSVFGQVGVVPEVIVASDGSTDGMNEMLIRTFGLTAVDGQERWCGEVPRVDTAPARLTLLALPKVGKGAALNAGLRVAEAERLVTLDADTLLAPRALLELAATFEDGVTVAAGGFIYVRGAAGGPWMVRHQYLEFFRNFMWRIGLAHCGVCLQVSGAFGAFRTAALREVGGFSEATLVEDYEIIYRLHEVYQRLGRVYAVRVAPAAVAYTDAPRTPWAFVKQRTRWFAGFLNTLWDYRRMIGAPSYRAIGCFMLPVKVVDALLPIWGITSLFILVGAFLFGREQWRWYAVALFGAKWLYDLVLTGLLVSLHERTFPGRPLSLGRARLVLTILTEAIGFHWFRQAAVLNAYRWFGFGIRRWEQARWQPAGGKPPVRTAAPALSWLGFGKRQQDHSQP is encoded by the coding sequence TTGCTTTTCAGGCCCTATGGGTATGTTCTGGGGCTGGTCGTCCTGGTCATCGGATGCAGCATCTGGGGTTTGGTGACCGGTCAGCCAGAGGTGATTGTATGGTTGACCCTGGGCTATCTGGCCTATGAAATCAGCCTGACGCTCTTTCTCTTTGTGGCCACGGCGCTGGGGATTGCCGCCTGGCAGCGTGGCTACCGTCCACCGTGCCCGGAAGCCGCCCACCCGGTCAGTGTACTCATCGCCGCGCACAACGAAGCCGATTGTATTCTGGAAACCCTGACGAGCGTGTTTGGTCAGGTGGGGGTGGTCCCGGAAGTCATCGTGGCGAGCGACGGCTCAACGGATGGCATGAATGAAATGCTCATCAGGACTTTTGGACTGACCGCCGTGGACGGGCAGGAAAGATGGTGCGGCGAGGTTCCCCGGGTGGACACCGCTCCGGCGCGGCTCACATTGCTGGCACTGCCCAAAGTCGGGAAGGGGGCGGCGCTCAATGCGGGGCTGCGGGTGGCGGAGGCGGAACGGCTGGTCACATTGGATGCGGATACCCTGCTGGCTCCGCGGGCGCTCCTGGAATTGGCGGCGACCTTTGAGGACGGCGTGACCGTGGCGGCGGGTGGTTTTATCTACGTCCGTGGTGCGGCCGGTGGGCCCTGGATGGTACGTCACCAGTATCTTGAGTTTTTTCGCAACTTCATGTGGCGCATTGGTCTGGCGCACTGTGGCGTGTGTCTCCAGGTCTCAGGTGCATTTGGCGCTTTTCGGACGGCTGCGTTGCGTGAGGTGGGTGGTTTTTCAGAGGCGACGCTCGTTGAGGACTATGAAATCATTTACCGGCTGCATGAGGTCTATCAGCGTTTGGGGCGTGTGTATGCCGTCCGCGTGGCCCCGGCGGCGGTGGCCTACACGGATGCTCCACGTACCCCGTGGGCGTTTGTCAAGCAACGCACCCGCTGGTTCGCCGGATTTCTGAATACCCTGTGGGACTACCGCCGGATGATTGGTGCGCCGTCCTACCGTGCTATTGGCTGCTTCATGCTCCCCGTCAAGGTGGTGGACGCGCTTCTGCCAATCTGGGGGATAACGTCACTCTTCATCCTGGTTGGGGCCTTTCTTTTTGGGCGTGAGCAGTGGCGCTGGTACGCCGTGGCACTCTTTGGGGCGAAGTGGCTGTACGATCTCGTGTTGACCGGGCTTCTGGTCAGCCTCCACGAAAGGACATTTCCGGGACGCCCTTTATCCTTGGGACGGGCGCGGCTGGTCCTGACGATACTGACGGAAGCCATTGGTTTTCACTGGTTCCGGCAGGCTGCCGTGTTGAATGCCTACCGTTGGTTTGGCTTTGGGATTCGGCGTTGGGAGCAGGCGCGCTGGCAGCCGGCTGGGGGGAAGCCGCCGGTGCGCACGGCTGCACCGGCTTTGTCATGGCTGGGGTTTGGCAAACGGCAGCAGGACCACTCACAACCTTGA
- a CDS encoding 4Fe-4S binding protein produces MLTGEPSAFWLVVSVIQTFVLIPGLVYFFGKGAYCGWICSCGALAETLGDDYRTLAPHGERAKRWEHLGQGVLLVIFVLTLGWGLTHWTPAGSWFRTATFGGLSLPVAVEHLRHWYELVIDVGFAGTISLGVYFFYSGRIWCRYGCPLAALMHIYARFTRYRIFADKPKCISCNICTRVCHMGIDVMGYASQGRPMDDVECVRCAACVTSCPMDVLSFGMTGKEHPHDPASRLYQLRRGASVPGSAVTGSQL; encoded by the coding sequence GTGTTGACCGGGGAGCCGAGTGCCTTCTGGCTTGTGGTCTCGGTCATCCAGACGTTCGTGCTCATTCCCGGGCTGGTGTACTTTTTTGGCAAGGGGGCCTATTGTGGCTGGATTTGCTCGTGCGGTGCGCTGGCTGAAACCCTCGGTGATGACTATCGCACGCTGGCTCCCCATGGCGAGCGGGCCAAGCGTTGGGAACATCTGGGGCAGGGGGTACTGCTGGTTATTTTCGTGCTTACGTTGGGTTGGGGGTTGACCCACTGGACGCCGGCCGGGTCCTGGTTTCGGACGGCCACCTTTGGTGGACTGTCCCTGCCTGTAGCCGTTGAGCACCTCAGGCACTGGTATGAGCTGGTGATTGACGTGGGGTTTGCCGGCACGATCTCCCTTGGGGTTTACTTTTTTTATTCCGGTCGCATCTGGTGCCGGTATGGCTGTCCGCTGGCGGCGCTCATGCACATCTACGCCCGCTTTACGCGCTATCGGATTTTTGCCGACAAACCCAAGTGTATCAGTTGCAACATCTGCACCAGGGTTTGTCACATGGGGATTGACGTGATGGGCTATGCGAGCCAGGGGCGTCCGATGGATGATGTCGAGTGCGTACGGTGTGCCGCATGTGTTACGAGCTGCCCGATGGATGTCCTGAGCTTTGGCATGACAGGGAAGGAGCATCCCCACGATCCGGCGTCGCGCCTGTATCAACTCCGGCGCGGGGCTTCAGTTCCTGGGTCGGCAGTGACAGGTTCACAGCTATGA
- a CDS encoding NAD(P)-binding domain-containing protein, protein MPGFVKRYLEWLQQGVPTGDVVRYPVIGPDYRTNLAGVFIIGDLSGLPLLKFAARQGFEVMETIHRELQSLPPVASPDVLDVVIVGAGAAGLSAALQAKRLGLNYVVLESVRAANTIVNFPKGKLIFAEPMQIANPSELPIRESNREELLAAWQALLDREQLAIREGAEVTDIQRRTDGHWAVTVAGQPAVVARRVVLATGKAGNTRRLGVPGEDLPKVLDRLFSPQDFHDLDILVVGGG, encoded by the coding sequence CCGACCGGAGATGTCGTGCGCTACCCCGTGATTGGGCCGGACTACCGAACCAACCTGGCGGGGGTCTTCATCATTGGTGATCTGTCGGGTCTGCCTCTGCTGAAGTTTGCCGCCAGGCAGGGCTTCGAGGTGATGGAGACCATTCACCGGGAGTTGCAGTCCCTGCCACCGGTCGCTTCACCAGATGTGTTGGATGTTGTGATCGTGGGTGCCGGCGCTGCCGGTTTATCGGCAGCGCTCCAGGCCAAGCGGCTTGGACTGAACTATGTTGTTCTGGAGTCGGTCCGGGCGGCCAATACGATTGTCAACTTTCCCAAGGGGAAACTGATCTTTGCCGAGCCGATGCAGATTGCGAATCCGAGCGAGCTTCCCATTCGTGAATCAAACCGTGAGGAACTGCTGGCTGCCTGGCAGGCGTTGCTTGACCGTGAGCAGCTCGCCATTCGGGAAGGGGCGGAGGTGACAGACATTCAGCGCCGCACGGATGGCCACTGGGCTGTTACGGTGGCCGGGCAGCCAGCCGTGGTTGCGCGGCGGGTCGTGCTGGCGACAGGGAAGGCGGGCAATACCCGGCGGCTGGGCGTTCCGGGGGAGGACCTCCCGAAGGTTCTGGACCGGCTCTTCAGTCCACAGGATTTTCACGATCTGGACATCCTCGTGGTAGGGGGGGGGTGA